One Pelecanus crispus isolate bPelCri1 chromosome 14, bPelCri1.pri, whole genome shotgun sequence genomic window carries:
- the LOC104031177 gene encoding DEP domain-containing mTOR-interacting protein — MESLSNSLRKKATEQHYRAEVMIAGEQLRLRLHDGKLIKDRRYHLRTYPNCFVAKELTDWLIDHKEAPDRETGIRLMQKLMDHYIIHHVCDEHSDYKDAKLLYRFRKDDGTFPLSKDVKVFMRGQSLYEKLVSVEESILKVREENSVKYQRTFLGCEMIDWLVQEGEAENRKEAVELGRALLEHGIIQHVSNRHHFFDSDIVYQFWINFRRRRRLTELLNENSSRTLSESPDSPFCLRKLNPDPGNTSFLSVQTNKEIKIVSAVRRSSITSLAGNSSPYFSTAPTLVFPPVAECNPKSVLKRPVTNEELLSPGAPYIKKSLTIVGDAVGWGFVVRGGRPCHIQAVDPGGPAAAAGMKVCQFVFSVNGMYVLHLDYQTISSLIMTGPRTLVMEVMEAIE, encoded by the exons GCTTCGCCTCCATGATGGGAAGCTCATTAAGGACAGACGTTACCACCTCCGAACATACCCCAACTGCTTTGTGGCGAAGGAGCTCACGGACTGGCTGATCGACCACAAAGAAGCACCGGACCGAGAGACGGGCATCCGCCTCATGCAGAAGCTGATGGACCATTACATCATCCATCACG TCTGCGATGAGCACTCGGACTACAAGGATGCCAAGCTGCTGTACCGCTTCCGCAAGGATGACGGGACCTTCCCTCTCAGCAAGGATGTGAAGGTGTTCATGAGAGGGCAGAGTCTTTATGAGAA GCTGGTGAGCGTGGAGGAGTCAATTCTGAAGGTGAGAGAGGAGAACTCTGTGAAGTACCAGAGGACTTTCCTGGGCTGCGAGATGATTGACTGGCTCGTTcaggagggagaagcagagaaCCGAAAGGAAGCGGTGGAGCTGGGACGGGCGCTGCTGGAGCACGGGATCATTCAGCATG TCTCCAATAGGCATCACTTCTTTGACAGTGACATCGTCTACCAATTCTGGATCAACTTTCGACGGAGGCGGCGTCTCACAGAGTTACTCAACGAGAATTCTTCTCGCACCCTTTCTGAGAGCCCAGATAGCCCCTTCTGTCTTCGCAAGCTCAACCCGGACCCAGGCAACACCAGCTTTCTCTCTG TCCAGACCAACAAGGAGATCAAAATTGTCTCAGCAGTTCGAAGGAGCAGCATCACTTCCCTCGCTGGAAACTCCAGCCCCTACTTCAGCACTGCTCCTACGTTGGTATTCCCTCCTGTGGCTGAGTGCAACCCCAAATCAG TGTTAAAGAGACCCGTCACCAACGAAGAGCTCCTGTCCCCTGGGGCCCCTTACATCAAGAAAAGCCTGACT ATTGTGGGGGATGCGGTGGGCTGGGGGTTTGTGGTTCGAGGAGGAAGACCTTGCCACATCCAGGCAGTGGACCCAGGAGGacccgctgctgctgcagggatgaaG GTGTGCCAGTTTGTTTTCTCAGTGAATGGTATGTACGTTTTGCATCTGGACTATCAGACCATCAGCAGCCTCATCATGACAGGACCACGCACTCTCGTGATGGAAGTCATGGAAGCCATTGAATGA